A region of Chelonia mydas isolate rCheMyd1 chromosome 7, rCheMyd1.pri.v2, whole genome shotgun sequence DNA encodes the following proteins:
- the RHO gene encoding rhodopsin: MINNTISLNHADTDVESLPKVALYKGCSAENSIASFCSNVNKEVNFKRGASKEAKLTCKTKNTSGTATMNGTEGPNFYVPMSNKTGIVRNPFEYPQYYLADPWKFSVLSAYMFLLILLGFPVNFLTLYVTIQHKKLRTPLNYILLNLAFANLFMVFGGFTTTMYTSMHGYFVFGTTGCNIEGFFATLGGEIALWSLVVLAIERYVVVCKPMSNFRFSETHALMGIIFTWVMALACSAPPLFGWSRYIPEGLQCSCGIDYYTLKPEVHNESFVIYMFVVHFLIPLIIISFCYGRLVCTVKEAAAQQQESATTQKAEREVTRMVIIMVIAFLICWVPYASVAFYIFTHQGSDFGPVFMTIPAFFAKSSAIYNPVIYIVMNKQFRNCMITTICCGKNLLGDDDASAGTRTETSSVSTSQVSPA, from the exons ATGATCAATAATACCATAAGCCTTAATCATGCTGACACTGATGTTGAAAGCTTACCCAAGGTGGCACTTTATAAAGGCTGCAGTGCTGAGAATAGCATAGCCAGCTTCTGCTCAAATGTTAATAAGGAGGTGAATTTCAAGAGGGGAGCCTCAAAGGAAGCAAAACTTACTTGTAAGACCAAAAATACCTCTGGAACTGCAACCATGAATGGAACAGAGGGGCCAAATTTCTATGTGCCCATGTCCAACAAGACAGGGATAGTACGGAATCCATTTGAGTATCCTCAGTACTACCTAGCTGACCCGTGGAAGTTCTCTGTACTGTCTGCTTACATGTTTCTGCTGATTCTTCTTGGCTTCCCTGTCAACTTCCTGACTCTGTATGTCACCATCCAACACAAGAAACTCCGGACACCCCTCAACTACATCCTTTTGAACCTGGCCTTTGCTAACCTCTTCATGGTCTTTGGAGGATTCACCACCACCATGTACACCTCAATGCATGGTTATTTTGTCTTTGGGACAACTGGCTGCAACATTGAAGGCTTCTTTGCTACACTGGGTG GTGAAATAGCTCTGTGGTCCCTAGTCGTCTTGGCCATTGAAAGATATGTGGTGGTCTGCAAGCCCATGAGCAACTTCCGATTTAGTGAGACCCATGCCCTCATGGGTATCATTTTCACCTGGGTCATGGCCCTGGCCTGTTCTGCTCCTCCATTGTTTGGATGGTCTAG GTACATCCCAGAGGGCTTGCAGTGCTCATGTGGAATTGATTATtacactctgaaacctgaggtccACAATGAATCTTTTGTCATCTACATGTTTGTGGTTCACTTCCTCATTCCACTGATCATCATTTCCTTCTGCTATGGGCGCCTGGTTTGCACTGTTAAAGAG GCTGCAGCTCAGCAACAGGAATCAGCCACCACTCAGAAAGCTGAGAGAGAAGTTACTCGCATGGTCATCATCATGGTTATTGCGTTCCTGATTTGCTGGGTCCCCTATGCCAGCgttgctttctacattttcacccACCAGGGATCTGACTTTGGCCCTGTCTTCATGACCATCCCAGCTTTCTTTGCCAAGAGCTCTGCTATCTACAACCCAGTGATTTACATTGTAATGAACAAACAA TTCCGTAACTGCATGATCACCACCATTTGCTGTGGAAAGAACCTGCTCGGTGACGACGACGCTTCTGCTGGCACCAGGACAGAGACTTCCTCAGTCTCCACCAGCCAGGTTTCTCCT